The DNA sequence GCGACTCATAGGAGGAAAGTTCGAAACGTCCGATGCAGGCAACCCCGCAGCGGGCTTTTGAAGGAGGACAACAAAGAAATTTCCCCTAGGAGGCGCTTAAACAAGACATCTGAACATACTATCCCTGGTCTAAAAGCCCCAAGAGAAGCCGAAGCCGGTGAAAGAGGTGCGGTCCTTGAAGAACTGACCCACTGAGTAGCCCCGATGGTAGTTGACGAAGAGGCGGATCTTTCGGCCCACACCTTCGAGTTTACTCACCTCGTAACCGGCCATGTAGGTCCCATCGAGGTTCCAGCCATTCACCTGCCAGTTCCGGAGGTAGACAGCAAGGAAGGCTGTTCCATAGAGGCGGTGGTAGAAGAACTTTTGGCCGAGGAGGCGCACCTCCCCGCCCCACTCGACGTAGAGGGGGGGCTTGATCGGGTAGGTACTGTCGCTATGCCAGACCCAGCCAGGACCAACGTAGACCCGAAGCGCCTTATTGACCTGCCAGGAGACGAAAAGGTCGAGCGCTTCCATACTGGGGTTGACCCGCTTCACTTCGGGATGGTGGACGATAAATTCGTCGCCCAGGTGAGAGGAAATGTGGTAAACCCGCAGGCGAAAGGCCCATTTATTGGCTGCATAGGTAAGGGGAAAGCCAACTAAATAGTCGGTATTAAAAAGCTCTGAAATCTCCCCATTGTCATGATGAACCCCCATCTTAAAGACCGACCAAACACCCGCCTGAATCCCAATCTGCATCGCTCCATTCCAACGGAAAACATCGCGCCAACGGAAGATCGGGAACTCATCCCCATAAGAAACGGCGATCGACTTGGTCCCCACCACATTGTCCCCAATACGGTAAGCGGCGGAGTAGATCGTTGCCATCGGATTGGCAATCATCGGGGGGTATAGGACCGTTTGCTGAGGAAACCAAATCCCATTGATTTGGGGGCGGGTTTCCCGCTCCTCAAGCTTTGCCAACTTCTCTTCTGGAAATTTTTCAACAGGAGTCACTGAGATAACACCGGGAACATCGGAGACAAAGGAGATGATACTATCTCGAGTCAGATCATTTTTGGGGAGGTTGTAGAGATAAACGTCTCCGTTCTCCACATAGACGAGAACATCAAATTCGTAATAGTGGGAGTTAACAAGGGCCTGGATGTACCCTTCTAGATAGGCATCATCCTCAGAGGTCACCACCTCTTTAATCCCTGCGTCACCTTGATTGCCAGGGCTGGAAAACCCTTGAATACCAAGAGCTAAACACAAGTAGAAAAATATCTTGAAACTGCTAAACTTCACTGTTAGGTATATAATTTTGTTTTAAAACACTATATACCTGCTCAATAGAATTATAGACAACGATTATTGCCTTTATTCCCATTTCTGTTAAGATA is a window from the Candidatus Neptunochlamydia vexilliferae genome containing:
- a CDS encoding DUF1207 domain-containing protein, with protein sequence MTSEDDAYLEGYIQALVNSHYYEFDVLVYVENGDVYLYNLPKNDLTRDSIISFVSDVPGVISVTPVEKFPEEKLAKLEERETRPQINGIWFPQQTVLYPPMIANPMATIYSAAYRIGDNVVGTKSIAVSYGDEFPIFRWRDVFRWNGAMQIGIQAGVWSVFKMGVHHDNGEISELFNTDYLVGFPLTYAANKWAFRLRVYHISSHLGDEFIVHHPEVKRVNPSMEALDLFVSWQVNKALRVYVGPGWVWHSDSTYPIKPPLYVEWGGEVRLLGQKFFYHRLYGTAFLAVYLRNWQVNGWNLDGTYMAGYEVSKLEGVGRKIRLFVNYHRGYSVGQFFKDRTSFTGFGFSWGF